The Bubalus bubalis isolate 160015118507 breed Murrah chromosome 16, NDDB_SH_1, whole genome shotgun sequence genome window below encodes:
- the LOC102412816 gene encoding olfactory receptor 51S1-like has protein sequence MSTFLTHSTPNASTSMAPTFLLVGLPGLSAVPSWWAVPLITVYLLSALGNGAILWIIALEPTLHRPMYFFLFLLSMSDVGLSTALMPTLLGLAFANTHAVSASACLLQMFFVHVFSVMESSVLLAMALDRALAICRPLHYPTLLTNGVISKICVAIAFRSLGLHLPLPFLLAHMPYCRPQVLTHSYCLHPDIAHLACPGGGGAVYSLFVVLSAMGLDPLLILFSYGLIGRVLQGLGSSEDRWKAGQTCAAHLSAVLLFYVPMVLLALIDHLRMPIPQPAHTLLSYVHFLLPPLINPILYSVKMKEIRERIHTRLQPRKVGCA, from the coding sequence ATGTCAACATTCCTCACCCACTCAACTCCCAATGCCAGCACTTCGATGGCCCCCACCTTCCTGTTGGTGGGCCTGCCAGGACTATCAGCTGTACCCTCCTGGTGGGCAGTACCCCTCATCACTGTCTACCTTCTGTCTGCCCTGGGTAATGGTGCTATCCTCTGGATCATTGCCCTGGAGCCCACACTGCACCGCccaatgtacttcttcctctttctgctcAGCATGTCTGATGTTGGCTTGTCCACAGCCTTGATGCCCACCCTGCTGGGTCTTGCCTTTGCAAATACTCATGCTGTCTCTGCCTCAGCCTGCCTCCTCCAGATGTTCTTTGTCCATGTTTTTTCTGTCATGGAGTCCTCTGTCTTACTCGCCATGGCCTTGGATCGGGCACTGGCCATTTGCCGCCCTCTCCACTACCCAACACTCCTCACCAATGGTGTCATCAGCAAGATCTGTGTGGCGATTGCTTTCCGAAGCCTGGGTCTCCACCTGCCCCTTCCATTCCTCCTGGCCCACATGCCTTACTGCCGTCCACAGGTCCTGACCCATTCTTACTGCTTGCACCCGGATATAGCCCATTTGGCCTGCCCCGGAGGTGGGGGAGCAGTCTACAGCCTCTTTGTGGTCCTGTCTGCCATGGGCTTGGATCCTCTGCTTATTTTATTCTCCTATGGCCTAATTGGCAGGGTGTTGCAAGGTTTGGGATCCAGTGAGGATCGCTGGAAAGCTGGCCAAACCTGTGCTGCCCACCTCTCTGCTGTGCTTCTCTTCTATGTGCCAATGGTCCTCCTGGCTCTCATTGATCATCTCAGGATGCCAATCCCTCAGCCTGCCCATACTCTTCTCTCCTATGTCCACTTCCTGCTTCCCCCATTGATAAACCCTATTCTCTATAGTGTCAAGATGAAGGAGATTAGAGAGAGAATCCACACGAGATTGCAGCCCAGGAAGGTGGGTTGTGCTTAG